In Leuconostoc kimchii IMSNU 11154, one genomic interval encodes:
- a CDS encoding ABC transporter substrate-binding protein/permease: protein MKKIRKFLLVVALFALTIFGLTTDVHAAKVPNYVITTDATYPPFDFQDKNNQYTGIDQEILKTIAKREGFTYTLKPMSFNAATQSVSSGQADGVIAGMSITDERKAVFDFGTPYYRSGIGWAVKKGSLIKSLSDLKGQTVAIKTGTSGADYALSIQKQYGFKVTYFNDSDTLYNDVINGNAQATFGDLPVIQYAVKNGTQLKVMNAKSPIQAGWYGFGVQKGKNAQLLKSFNKGFAAIKSDGTYDKIVAKYLGASAATFTGDKKANNSVIGILKANDSAFLKGLWQTVLLTVVAIILASVWGILLGIMGVSQNTGLRGLSTTLIYIFRGLPLMVLAFFIYIGLPSVIGMKIPAFTAGLITLILNEGAYTAAFVRGGFEAVDRGQMEAARSLGLSYSKSMRKVIVPQGLKIMIPSFINQFIITLKDTSILSAIGILELTQTGSLIVSRNSQGFRVWAIVAVIYLIVITLLTWLSNWVEKRTRA from the coding sequence ATGAAAAAAATAAGAAAATTTTTGTTAGTCGTTGCGCTATTTGCCTTAACCATATTTGGCCTGACTACCGATGTGCATGCTGCTAAGGTGCCAAACTACGTTATTACGACTGATGCAACTTATCCACCTTTTGATTTTCAAGATAAAAATAATCAATACACAGGTATTGATCAAGAGATTTTGAAAACAATTGCTAAGCGAGAAGGATTTACCTATACGCTAAAACCGATGAGCTTCAATGCTGCCACACAATCAGTGTCGTCTGGTCAAGCAGATGGCGTTATAGCTGGTATGTCGATTACTGATGAACGTAAAGCAGTGTTTGACTTTGGTACGCCTTATTATCGTTCAGGCATTGGTTGGGCTGTTAAAAAAGGGTCACTTATTAAATCACTGAGTGATTTAAAAGGACAAACAGTCGCGATAAAAACAGGGACATCTGGTGCAGACTATGCTTTGTCTATCCAAAAACAATATGGTTTCAAAGTCACTTATTTTAATGATTCAGATACACTTTATAACGATGTTATTAATGGTAATGCTCAAGCGACATTTGGTGATCTACCTGTCATTCAATATGCTGTTAAAAATGGGACACAGCTGAAAGTTATGAATGCCAAGTCACCTATTCAAGCAGGTTGGTATGGCTTTGGTGTTCAAAAAGGTAAAAACGCACAATTACTCAAATCATTTAACAAGGGTTTTGCTGCCATTAAAAGCGATGGCACGTATGATAAAATTGTTGCCAAGTACTTAGGTGCAAGTGCTGCAACGTTTACTGGTGATAAAAAAGCCAATAATTCTGTGATTGGTATTTTAAAAGCCAATGACAGTGCATTCTTAAAAGGATTATGGCAAACAGTGCTCTTGACTGTTGTTGCCATTATATTGGCTTCAGTATGGGGTATTTTACTTGGTATTATGGGTGTCAGTCAAAATACTGGTCTGCGTGGCTTATCTACAACACTAATTTATATTTTCCGTGGGTTGCCTCTAATGGTGCTAGCGTTCTTTATCTATATTGGTTTGCCCAGTGTTATTGGCATGAAAATCCCAGCATTCACTGCTGGACTTATCACATTAATTTTGAATGAAGGTGCTTACACAGCTGCGTTCGTACGTGGTGGTTTTGAGGCGGTGGATCGTGGTCAAATGGAAGCTGCAAGATCATTAGGTTTATCGTATAGTAAATCTATGCGTAAAGTCATTGTGCCACAAGGTTTGAAAATCATGATTCCAAGTTTTATTAACCAATTTATTATTACACTAAAAGATACGTCTATTTTATCGGCCATTGGCATTCTAGAATTAACACAAACAGGTTCGCTGATTGTTTCTCGTAACTCGCAAGGTTTTCGTGTCTGGGCAATAGTAGCTGTGATATACTTGATTGTGATTACGTTACTGACATGGTTGAGTAACTGGGTAGAAAAGAGGACACGTGCATGA
- a CDS encoding ABC transporter substrate-binding protein/permease: MFKKYLLGISALVALLTFIPTAKAAEPHYIITTDATYAPFTFQDKNNDYVGIEQDTMAAIAKREGFTYTMRPMSYNSAAQLVSNGQADGIIAGMSITPERREVYDFSTPYYKTGVAWIVKKNSEIKSLTDLKGQTVALKTGTAASEYGKSLQSKYGFKIKYFNDTDTMYNDVSVGNSAATFEDMPVIQYAIKNGMALKVMNSDHPGNAGWYGFAVEKGKNKVLLASFNKGFAAIKKDGSYDKIVAKYLGAKQSTFSGSQKENGSILGILKSNQNALLKGLWQTIKLTIIAIVLASVWGILLGVLGISEFKWVRGISTTVIYLFRGLPLMVLAFFIYIGLPGVTGIKIPAFTAGIITLILNEGAYTGAFVRGGFEAVDRGQMEAARSLGLPYGHAMRKVIMPQGLRIMVPSFINQFIITLKDTSILSAIGLLELTQTGTLIVARNSQGFRVWAIIAIMYLVVITLLTWLSNWVEKKIK; encoded by the coding sequence ATGTTTAAAAAATATTTACTAGGAATATCTGCACTGGTTGCTTTATTGACATTTATCCCAACTGCCAAAGCGGCTGAACCACATTACATCATAACAACTGATGCGACTTATGCACCTTTTACATTTCAAGATAAAAATAATGATTACGTTGGTATAGAACAAGATACTATGGCAGCGATTGCTAAGCGAGAAGGCTTTACGTATACCATGCGACCAATGAGTTATAATTCTGCTGCGCAACTTGTATCCAATGGCCAAGCAGATGGGATTATTGCAGGTATGTCTATTACACCAGAGCGTCGAGAGGTGTATGATTTTTCAACACCATATTATAAAACAGGCGTTGCTTGGATTGTAAAAAAGAACAGTGAAATTAAATCATTGACCGATTTAAAGGGGCAAACAGTTGCATTAAAGACAGGGACTGCTGCATCAGAATATGGCAAATCTCTACAATCAAAGTACGGCTTTAAAATAAAATATTTTAATGATACTGATACGATGTACAATGATGTTTCAGTGGGTAATTCTGCAGCAACATTTGAAGATATGCCAGTGATACAGTATGCGATTAAAAATGGTATGGCATTGAAAGTCATGAATAGTGATCATCCTGGTAATGCAGGTTGGTATGGTTTTGCCGTTGAAAAAGGTAAAAACAAAGTACTTCTTGCATCGTTTAATAAGGGGTTTGCTGCAATTAAAAAAGATGGTAGCTACGATAAAATCGTAGCAAAGTACTTGGGTGCTAAACAATCCACTTTTTCGGGTAGTCAAAAAGAGAATGGCTCGATTTTAGGCATTCTGAAATCAAATCAAAATGCTTTGCTAAAAGGTCTATGGCAAACTATTAAGTTGACAATTATTGCTATTGTGTTGGCTTCTGTATGGGGAATTTTACTTGGTGTGCTTGGTATTAGTGAATTCAAGTGGGTGCGTGGTATTTCAACGACCGTTATTTACCTATTCCGTGGCTTACCATTGATGGTTTTGGCGTTTTTCATTTATATTGGTTTGCCCGGCGTAACGGGTATAAAAATCCCAGCTTTTACGGCAGGTATTATCACTTTAATTTTAAATGAAGGTGCTTATACGGGTGCTTTCGTACGTGGTGGTTTTGAGGCAGTGGACCGAGGTCAGATGGAAGCAGCACGCTCATTAGGGTTACCATATGGGCATGCCATGCGTAAAGTAATAATGCCGCAAGGTTTACGTATTATGGTGCCAAGTTTTATTAATCAATTTATTATTACGCTAAAAGATACGTCTATCTTGTCAGCAATTGGTTTGTTGGAATTAACCCAAACAGGTACGTTAATTGTTGCTCGCAACTCACAAGGATTCCGGGTATGGGCAATTATCGCAATCATGTATCTGGTTGTCATCACGTTGTTGACGTGGTTAAGTAATTGGGTAGAGAAGAAAATAAAATAG
- a CDS encoding amino acid ABC transporter ATP-binding protein encodes MTEAQNKVKVHVEKVNKSYGENHVLRDISIDIAENEVVVMIGPSGSGKSTFLRMLNQLETPDNGTIVVDGFDISDKATDINKVRENIGMVFQNFNLFNNYTVLENIMLAPVELGKMDKTAAEKKARELLDVVNLADKADVSVNSLSGGQKQRIAIARALAMSPDVMLFDEPTSALDPEMVGDVLEVMKNLAGTGMTMIIVTHEMGFAKQVADRVVFFESGKIQESGTPEQIFNAPKNARLQEFLSKIMHA; translated from the coding sequence ATGACTGAGGCACAGAATAAAGTAAAAGTACACGTTGAAAAGGTTAATAAGTCGTATGGTGAAAACCATGTTTTACGTGATATTTCCATCGATATCGCTGAAAACGAAGTGGTTGTGATGATTGGTCCTTCTGGATCTGGAAAGTCAACGTTTTTACGTATGCTAAATCAATTGGAAACGCCTGATAATGGTACAATTGTTGTTGATGGTTTTGATATTTCAGATAAAGCAACTGATATTAATAAAGTACGTGAAAATATTGGTATGGTATTTCAAAACTTTAACTTGTTTAATAACTATACGGTATTAGAAAATATTATGTTGGCACCAGTTGAACTGGGGAAGATGGACAAAACTGCTGCCGAAAAAAAGGCACGCGAATTGCTTGATGTTGTTAATTTGGCGGATAAAGCAGATGTATCAGTAAATTCTTTATCTGGCGGACAAAAGCAACGTATTGCTATTGCACGTGCCTTAGCAATGTCACCGGATGTGATGCTATTTGACGAACCAACTTCGGCTTTAGATCCTGAAATGGTTGGTGACGTTCTGGAAGTTATGAAGAATTTAGCAGGAACAGGTATGACCATGATCATTGTGACCCATGAAATGGGGTTTGCTAAACAAGTTGCTGACCGTGTCGTGTTTTTTGAATCAGGTAAAATTCAAGAATCTGGGACACCAGAACAAATATTTAATGCACCAAAAAATGCACGCCTGCAAGAGTTTTTAAGCAAGATTATGCATGCATAG
- a CDS encoding competence protein CoiA, with protein sequence MIIALNQNKKYILAANADKKQQFLCPGCQEKVILRSGEINQKHFAHQANSNCATFSENETAQHLLGKLQLANKLQPYGKILIEAVLPEINQRPDILIKRKEKSIAIEYQCSPISQKRLDERNAGYKSQNISVIWLLGENYFVKNMTQITIFKFLAQNSISFYLPDIGKFVHRTNFVKCDFERVRYTEKFSEQLNPSKQATYATSINSQKQIYKLQHLMLQKRVDEKLVHYLYDKRRLLLNAPIWIHQGHTFGLIIPNWHWRLLMVLMIERVGVGHVIHQKHIIMKLAQYLHGNVAFKYEQITLILFDLEQRNIILQKGQYILIRQLLTWHSSLQEKLGKVRK encoded by the coding sequence ATGATTATTGCGCTTAATCAAAACAAAAAATATATTCTCGCAGCAAATGCTGATAAAAAGCAACAATTTTTATGTCCAGGATGTCAAGAGAAGGTTATTCTTAGAAGTGGCGAAATTAATCAAAAACATTTTGCACACCAGGCTAATTCGAATTGTGCAACCTTTTCAGAAAATGAAACAGCACAGCACTTATTAGGGAAATTACAGTTAGCAAATAAGTTGCAACCCTATGGTAAAATTCTCATTGAGGCAGTGCTACCTGAAATTAATCAACGACCAGATATTTTAATTAAACGAAAAGAAAAGTCTATTGCAATTGAATACCAATGCAGCCCTATTTCACAAAAAAGACTTGATGAACGAAATGCGGGCTATAAGAGTCAAAATATTAGCGTTATTTGGCTATTAGGGGAAAATTATTTTGTTAAAAATATGACGCAAATAACCATTTTTAAGTTTTTAGCGCAAAATAGTATTTCTTTTTATTTACCAGATATTGGTAAATTCGTGCACCGCACCAATTTTGTGAAGTGTGACTTTGAACGCGTTCGATATACAGAAAAATTTAGTGAACAATTGAACCCGTCTAAACAAGCTACATATGCAACATCAATAAATTCACAAAAGCAAATTTATAAGTTACAACATCTCATGCTTCAAAAGCGTGTTGATGAAAAACTGGTACATTACCTGTATGATAAGAGACGATTACTTTTAAATGCACCGATATGGATTCATCAAGGTCATACTTTTGGTCTGATCATTCCCAATTGGCATTGGCGTTTACTGATGGTGCTAATGATCGAACGTGTTGGTGTTGGGCATGTTATTCATCAAAAACATATCATTATGAAATTAGCCCAGTATTTACATGGCAATGTGGCGTTTAAATATGAACAAATCACTTTAATACTATTCGATTTAGAACAACGTAATATTATTTTGCAAAAGGGGCAGTATATACTAATCCGGCAATTGCTGACATGGCATTCTTCATTACAAGAAAAACTAGGTAAAGTGAGAAAATAG